The genomic window AGTTTGTAGATTCGCTCCTTCTCGCGAAGTGGCTGCTCATTGTCTATACCATTGTAGCACGTGTGTAGCCCAGGACGTAAGGGCCGTGATGATTTGACGTCATCCCCACCTTCCTCACGGTTTGCACCGGCAGTCTTGCTAGAGTTCCCGACATTACTCGCTGGCAACTAACAACAGGGGTTGCGCTCGTTATAGGACTTAACCTGACACCTCACGGCACGAGCTGACGACAACCATGCAGCACCTTGTAGATAGTCCGAAGAAATAGCTATCTCTAGCTAATGCAATCTACATTTAAGCCCTGGTAAGGTTCCTCGCGTATCATCGAATTAAACCACATGCTCCACCGCTTGTGCGGGCCCCCGTCAATTCCTTTGAGTTTCATTCTTGCGAACGTACTCCCCAGGTGGGTCACTTATCACTTTCGCTTAGCCACTCAGACCGAAATCCGAACAGCTAGTGACCATCGTTTACGGCGTGGACTACCGGGGTATCTAATCCCGTTCGCTCCCCACGCTTTCGTCCATCAGTGTCAATATATTGTTAGTGATCTGCCTTCGCAATTGGTATTCTATGTAATATCTATGCATTTCACCGCTACACTACATATTCTAACCACTTCACAATAATTCAAGACTAGCAGTATCAAAGGCAGTTCTACAGTTGAGCTGCAGGCTTTCACCTCTGACTTACCAATCCACCTACGGACCCTTTAAACCCAATGATTCCGGATAACGCTTGCATCCTCCGTATTACCGCGGCTGCTGGCACGGAGTTAGCCGATGCTTATTCTTACGGTACCGTCAGCCACCTACACGTAGATGGGTTTCTTCCCGTATAAAAGCAGTTTACAACCCATAGGGCAGTCTTCCTGCACGCGGCATGGCTGGATCAGGCTTTCGCCCATTGTCCAATATTCCTCACTGCTGCCTCCCGTAGGAGTCTGGTCCGTGTCTCAGTACCAGTGTGGGGGATCCCCCTCTCAGGGCCCCTATCTATCGTTGCCATGGTGTGCCGTTACCACACCATCTAGCTAATAGAACGCATACTCATCTCTTACCGCCGAAACTTTAATCTAAATAACATGCGAAATTTAGATACTATGGGGTATTATTCTTCGTTTCCAAAGGCTATTCCCCAGTAAAAGGTAGATTGTATACGCGTTACGCACCCGTGCGCCACTCGTCAGCAAAAAAGCAAGCTTTTTCCTGTTACCGTTCGACTTGCATGTGTTAGGCCTGCCGCTAGCGTTCATCCTGAGCCAGGATCAAACTCTTCATCGTTAAATTTTTAAGTCTTACGACTTATTCTCTTAACAACTTAATAGGAATTATCTCAGTACTCTAAATGATCTATTCTCTTGTTTTCACCAACCGTTTCCAGTTGGTTTTTACGCTGTCAATTCAATATGTTAATGAACTTTTTCTTTACTTTTTCTTAACCTTATTTCGTTAAGCGGGTGCAAATATAAAACCCTTTTTTTATTCCCACAACATCTTTTTGAAAAAATTTAAATTTATTTTTTTTCGATGCCTTTTCTGTGAATGAACTTCCCCGTTTCTCGAACAATCTGTCCGTTTAGGGGCTGCAAATATATAACCCTTTTCTTTACTACCAAATACTTTTTTGTGTTTTATTTGAGAAAAATTTTATTACTCTAAATTTCAGCATATTACACCAAGTTTAATTTTATTAAAAACTTCACTTTGTCCTTTATATATATAGGTATATCTTTGTGGGCTAAATTTATACAAACAATTAAATGATAAAAATTACTCTACCTGATGGTTCGGTTAGATCTTTTGATAAAGATGTAACTCCTTATGAAGTGGCTGTAGATATTAGCGAAGGTTTTGCGCGTAATGTTATTTCAGCAAAATTCAATAATACTATTATTGAAACCACCACTCCATTAACTACAGATGGTAGCCTTACCTTATATACATGGAGAGACGATGAAGGAAAGAAAGCCTTCTGGCATTCTTCAGCTCATGTTTTAGCACAGGCACTAGAAGAACTTTATCCAAATGTGAAACTTTGGGTTGGTCCTGCTATTGAAAATGGTTTTTACTACGATGTTGACTTAGGTGAAGATTCTATTTCGGAAAAAGATTTCAAAACCATTGAAAATAAAATGATGGAAATAGCTCGCGGCAAACATGATTTTAAAATGCGAGATGTTTCTAAAGCGGATGCTATTTCATATTATAAAGGTAAGAATGAATATAAAGTAGATTTGATCGAAAACCTTGAGGATGGTACCATAAGTTTCTGTGATCATTCTTCTTTTACAGATTTATGCCGTGGAGGTCACATACCAAATACTAGTATCATTAAAGCTGTAAAAATACTGAGTGTAGCAGGTGCATATTATAAAGGTGATGAAAATGAAAAACAATTAACCAGAGTTTATGGAATTTCATTCCCTAAACAAAAGGAATTAACCGAATATCTTCACTTATTAGAAGAAGCTAAAAAAAGAGATCACAGAAAGCTTGGGAAAGAATTAGAACTGTTTACTTTTTCACAAAAAGTAGGACAAGGATTACCTTTATGGTTGCCTAAAGGGGCTGCATTAAGAGAACGATTAGAAAATTTCCTAAAAGCTGCTCAGAAGAAAGCTGGTTATGAAATGGTTGTTACCCCACATATAGGTAATAAAGACTTATATGTAACTTCTGGTCACTTTGCTAAATATGGTGAAGATAGTTTTCAACCAATAAATACTCCTGCAGAAGGTGAAGAGTTTCTCTTAAAACCAATGAACTGTCCACATCATTGTGAGATTTATAATAACAGACCATACTCATATAAGGAATTACCAAAACGTTTCGCTGAGTTTGGAACAGTATATAGATATGAGCAAAGTGGAGAACTACATGGTTTAACTCGTGTTAGAGGATTCAC from Winogradskyella sp. MH6 includes these protein-coding regions:
- the thrS gene encoding threonine--tRNA ligase yields the protein MIKITLPDGSVRSFDKDVTPYEVAVDISEGFARNVISAKFNNTIIETTTPLTTDGSLTLYTWRDDEGKKAFWHSSAHVLAQALEELYPNVKLWVGPAIENGFYYDVDLGEDSISEKDFKTIENKMMEIARGKHDFKMRDVSKADAISYYKGKNEYKVDLIENLEDGTISFCDHSSFTDLCRGGHIPNTSIIKAVKILSVAGAYYKGDENEKQLTRVYGISFPKQKELTEYLHLLEEAKKRDHRKLGKELELFTFSQKVGQGLPLWLPKGAALRERLENFLKAAQKKAGYEMVVTPHIGNKDLYVTSGHFAKYGEDSFQPINTPAEGEEFLLKPMNCPHHCEIYNNRPYSYKELPKRFAEFGTVYRYEQSGELHGLTRVRGFTQDDAHIFCTPDQLDTEFKEVIDLVLYVFGSLGFENFTAQVSLRDPENPEKYIGSDENWEKAEQAILNAAKDKGLNYVVETGEAAFYGPKLDFMVKDALGRQWQLGTIQVDYNLPERFDLTYKGSDNELHRPVMIHRAPFGSMERFVAILLEHTGGNFPLWLMPEQVMILSVSEKYEKYAEKVLNLLENNEIRALVDNRNETVGKKIREAEMQKYPYIIVVGEQEEKDNTITVRQHGGEDLGTISVNDFSEMINKKIKESLKSF